In the genome of Nonlabens sp. MB-3u-79, one region contains:
- the pepT gene encoding peptidase T — protein MKKQDILERFISYISIDTESDPMSDATPSSEKQWELARKLHRELLDMGMSNVSIDENAYIMATLPSNVDHKTPTIGFISHFDSTPDYTGKDIKPQIIEDYDGGDILLRGSDLVLSPDYFEDLKQYKGQTLVTTDGTTLLAADDKAGITEIMTAMKHLIENPHIKHGTLKVGFTPDEEIGRGAHKFDVEKFGADWAYTMDGSQIGELEYENFNAAGAVVTFYGKIVHPGYAKGKMINSMYVAQDFIDSLPRMETPEHTEEYQGFFHLHDMKGAVEKTELHYIIRDHDKEHFEARKEVMHKLVHALNEQYDRKAVSIEIKDQYFNMREKIAPVMHIVDVAEQAMKDIGIVPLIKPIRGGTDGSQLSYMGLPCPNIFAGGHNFHGPYEYIPVESMIKATEVIIRIAELVGEEKV, from the coding sequence GATACAGAGTCTGATCCAATGAGCGACGCCACTCCTAGCAGCGAAAAACAATGGGAGCTTGCACGTAAATTACATCGAGAACTCCTGGACATGGGAATGAGCAATGTAAGTATTGATGAGAATGCCTACATCATGGCGACCCTGCCGTCTAATGTGGATCATAAAACACCTACCATAGGGTTTATATCTCATTTTGATAGCACTCCAGACTATACAGGTAAGGATATCAAGCCGCAAATAATTGAAGATTACGATGGTGGCGACATCCTTCTTAGAGGTTCTGATCTTGTGCTTTCACCAGATTATTTTGAAGATCTAAAACAATACAAAGGACAGACCCTTGTCACTACAGATGGAACGACCCTTCTTGCGGCAGATGATAAAGCTGGAATAACAGAAATCATGACGGCGATGAAGCATTTGATCGAGAATCCGCATATCAAACACGGTACTTTAAAAGTAGGTTTTACTCCTGATGAGGAGATAGGCCGTGGTGCGCACAAGTTTGATGTAGAAAAATTTGGTGCCGACTGGGCGTATACCATGGATGGAAGTCAAATAGGTGAATTAGAATATGAAAACTTTAATGCAGCTGGCGCTGTAGTTACTTTTTACGGTAAAATTGTACATCCTGGCTATGCAAAAGGAAAGATGATCAACTCCATGTATGTGGCACAAGATTTTATAGATTCTCTACCTAGAATGGAAACTCCTGAACATACAGAAGAATATCAAGGATTCTTTCACTTGCATGACATGAAAGGAGCGGTTGAGAAAACAGAATTGCACTATATTATTAGAGATCACGATAAAGAACACTTTGAAGCTCGTAAAGAAGTGATGCATAAACTGGTCCATGCTCTTAATGAACAGTACGATCGCAAGGCCGTAAGTATTGAAATAAAAGACCAATATTTTAATATGCGTGAAAAAATAGCCCCTGTAATGCATATTGTAGATGTAGCAGAACAGGCAATGAAAGATATAGGGATTGTTCCACTTATCAAACCTATACGTGGTGGCACTGATGGATCTCAATTGAGTTATATGGGTTTGCCTTGCCCTAATATTTTTGCAGGAGGTCACAATTTCCACGGACCGTATGAATACATACCTGTAGAAAGTATGATCAAAGCGACCGAAGTGATTATACGTATTGCTGAGCTTGTAGGTGAAGAGAAAGTATGA